The sequence cggcttctcgcccgtgtggaccCTCCGGTGCCTCTCCAGGTGTGAGACGAAGCCGAAGCTCTTGCCACAGGCAGCGCACTCGTAGGGCTTCTCGCCCCGGTGGGTCCGCTGGTGGGTCAGCAGCTGGGCACCAGCCACAAAGCGCTTCCCGCACTCCTTGCACTTGTGGGGCTTCCCGCTCGAGTGGGTCCTCTGGTGCTGCAGGAGGGTGGAGCTGAcgctgaagcttttcccgcactcGTTGCAGCggtagggcttctcccccgtgtggatcctCCGGTGCCGGTCCAGGTGGGAGCTGacactgaagctcttcccgcaatCCCCGCAGGCGtaaggcttctctcccgtgtggatcctCCGGTGCCTCTCCAAGTGCGAACTCcagctgaagctcttcccgcagtcgGTGCACCCGTAACGCTTGCTCTCGGCCGTGTGGGATTTCTGGTGCTTGACCAGAGACGCCAGCTCCCCGTAGGTCTTCCCGCACTCGCCGCACTTGTGGGGCCTGTCGGGCGAGTGCACGCGCTGGTGCCTCTCGAGGTGCGAGCTGACGCTGAAAGCCTTCCCGCACTCTTCGCACCGgtacggcttctcgcccgtgtggatcctcTTGTGCTTGATGAGGGCCGAGCACCAGCTGAACTTTTTCCCGCACTCCGGGCACTGGTAAGGCCtctctcccgtgtggatcctctggtgcTTCACCAGCGACGAACTCTGGCTGAAGCCTTTCCCGCAGTCCGCGCACTTGTGGGGCTTCTCGCTGCAAACCGGCGGCGAGGCAGGCAGTGGCGGTGGAGAGGGTGGGTTGGGGGCGGCCCGTTTGCGGCTGCAGTTGGAGCATTTGGCGGGATCCTGACCCCCTGCCGGGGACGTCCCGAGGTGATGGAGGGCGACCGCGCTGAGGTAGAAGCTCTTGCCGCAGTCGGCGCACTGCcggggcttctcgcccgtgtggatccGCTGGTGCCGGTAAAGGTGGGAGCTgcggctgaagctcttcccgcagtcgGTGCACTGATAGGgcctctctcctgtgtggatcCTCTGGTGCCTTTCAAGGTGCGACGTGaagctgaagctcttcccgcagtcgGGGCACTCGTACGGCTTCTGGCCCAGGTGCTTCCTCTGGTGAGCGGCCAGGTTGGCACTGAGGTTGAAGCCCTTCCCGCAGTCCCCACACTGGTAGGGCTTGTCGTTCGCGTGGGTCCTCTGGTGCTGCGCCAGGGTGGAGCTGAcggtgaagctcttcccgcagtctTTGCACTGGTacggcttctccccggtgtggatcCGCCGGTGCCGCTCCAGGTGCGACCCGACGCTGAAGGCCTTCCCGCACTCCTTGCAGGCGTagggcttctccccggtgtggacCCTCCGGTGCCGCTCCAGGTGAGAGGTCcagctgaagctcttcccgcagtccTCGCACTTGTACGGCTTGTCGCCCACGTGGCACTTCCGGTGCTTGGCCAGGGCCTCGGCCTCGGAGAAGCTCTTCTCGCACCCGTCGCACTTGTGGGGCCTTTCGTCCAAGTGAAGCCTCTGGTGCCTGAGGAGGTTGGACTTCTGGCTGAAGCTTTTGCCACACTCGGGGCAGTGGTGGCCCCTCTTGGTCCCTTGTGGCTTCCCAGGGGGCAGCAGGAGTTTGGAAGCGCTCACTGTCTGCTTTTCCTTCTCtgcctttcctgctgctgcttccgtgCGCCTTGGTCTCCCTTCTGGCTGGCTCTCTCCCTCTACTGGACTCCTGTCCAAGGTGCTCTCTGTCTGCAGGTCTGTCTTGCTCAAAGCCTCTTGCTGATGGGTATCCTCACTCTTCCTTCTCAGCTCGTCAACTAAGACAAATGAAACAAATGTGAGCTGCCTTCTGTGGTACACCTTTCACCAcaacaactgttgttgttttttgacaataatttttattaattttcaattacaataattcatggtagcctcattataacaatgccaaattacaaTACAACTACTAATCCCAATCATTcaaatgccaaattatataatttaggtggcctccCACGTGCTACAATTGATAATTACTTTGTTTCTGCGTTCCAAGTTCTTATTCTTCTCAGTTACATTTCATTCAAAATAACCACCTCTTATTTAAACAActgcgggatgcgggtggtgctatggtataaatcactgagcctagggcttgccaatcggaaggttggttgtggtccaaaaacagccagaggcCCAAATTTGGGAAGCCCTAATCTAAGCCATGTATTTTGTAATTTAGAAAGATATTTTGCCTGACTTATCTACTGCTATTTGCTGCTTGAATCAAGTCTGCAACTTTATGTAagcaaataatattattatattttacatTACAGAGTTCTGTCTTGTTATTTTGTATAGATGGATAAACAAAGTCTCTCATGAAACTCTGGTCTGCAAAAAGGCATCCTGGATAATTCTAGAAAGCTACACAACTTTGTCCCAAGTTTCCATGTTAATGTTGGGAAGGATGGTATATCCTTAACTCTGCTAAACTAGATGCTAATCTTACCCAAGTGAGTGAGAGGAAGGATAATTAATAAACAATGTATGCTATCCTACCTTCCACATCCATCCCAACAACTTAATCACTTAGCCCTGAATGACTGGCATCTCCAGAATGGGaagagttgcgggggggggggatggagatcTCTCTGTCTGGTATTTGATCTGCAATGGCTCATCCACACATGCAAGTCACCACTTGATAACCAACTGAGTAATTGAGTGTTGAACATGTAGATGAGAATCAGTCCTAGATACACTATAAGTGCCTGAAAGGGACACAACTTATCGCACCACGTCGTTCAGGTTGGACCTAgctggaatagctcagtcggtagagcatgagactcttaatctcagggtcgtgggttcgagccccacattgggtaaaaagattcctgcattgcaagaggttggatgaccctcgtggtctacaattgtatgatttttAGCCAGGATAGACCACTAGTCTGGTTCAGAGCTGCCTTTGAGTTCTGAAGttcaattccatttttaaaaaatgctggttCCTCACCTGGGCTAGACTCACTTGGCATCTCCCTTCCCTCCGGCTCCTGAAAATCTGGAACCCATGGGTCTTCCCCTCGGTCCATCCAGGAGAGCAGGTCAGGTTTGGAAAGTGGAAATCCAGCTGATGAGAAAACAAAGGTGGCGcttcagtaaaggtaaaagggtagtggttaagagcggtagactcgtaatctggtgaaccgggttcgcttccttgctcctccacctgcagctgctgggtgaccttgcgctagtcacacttctctcagcctctcagcctcactcacctcacagagtgtttgttgtgggggaggaagggaaaggagaatgttagcagctttgagactccttaaaaggtaaaggtacccctggatggattaagtccagtcaagggcgactatggggttgcggcgctcatatcactttcaggcagagggagccagcgtttgtccacagacagctttccaggtcatgtggccagcaggactaaaccacttctggcgcaacgggacaccgtgacggaagccagagcgcacggaaacgccgtttaccttcctgccaccgtggtatctatttatttacttgcactggcgtgctttcgaactgctaggttggcaggagctgggacagagcaacgggagctcaccattgttgcggggatttgaaccaccggccttctgatcggcaagcccaagaggctcagtggtgtagaccacagcaccacccgcgtccctacctggCACTTCAGTACCCCATCTCTCTTTCTTGCTTGGTTACCTTCCTTTGCACGTTTGCTCAAGTGACGCTTGCAGTGAAATCGTATGCAGGtcttctcagaagcaagtcccactgctcacagccagactaTGCCATTATGAGAGCCACCAACTTACGGGGCAACCCTAActgtatctactcagaagtcaatcCAACTGAATTTGCTGGGGCTTGCCCCTAGGTCAGAAGGTAAGAGgagtcctactggatcaggccaatggcccaacgagaccagcatcctgttcccacagcggCCCACCAGaagcctatgagaagcccacaagcaggttcTGAGTGCatgagccctctcccttcctcgggtttccagcatctggtgttcagaagcatcactgcctctgattcAGTTTGCAGAATTTTTTTCTGAGTGCAGAATGTGGGTTGATACAGCAAATAATTtccattgttgctgtttttttctcATAGAGCACAACGTTTACCGCATGGGACTCACCTGACGCCAGTCCTCTGCGATGCGAGTCGGCCAGCGCAGTGATCCGGGGAAGGCTGATGGCCATCTCTTCTGCTAACAAGAAGATGAGAGGATGCCGTCAGAACACAAGGCAGGCTGGCCGGGGCATTGGGCTTTGAGCATTGAGATGCCGCTGGCTAACTTCCCCCATGCTAAAGCATTCTCCCAGTGCAAACCCTCTTCACTGCAGCAACACTCTCCTCCCTACCTTATGTAGCGGCTGGGTTacgctaatccagaatgcggtagctagactggtgactgggggtagctgccaagaccacataacacaggtcttgaaagacctacattggctcccagtacatttgcgagcacaattcaaagtgtttgtgttgagctttaaagccctaaatggcctcagcccagtatacctgaaggagtgtctccacccccatcgttcagcccagacactgaggtccagcgccgagggccttctggcggttccctcactgtgagaagcaaagctacagtgaaccaggcagagggccttctcggtagtggcacccgccctgtggaacgccctcccatcagatgtcaaggaaataaagaactacctgacgtttagaagacatttgaaggcagccctgtttagagaagtttttaatgtgtgacattttgatgtatttttaatcattgttggaagccacccagagtggctggggaaacccagccagatgggcggggtacaaataataaattattattattattattattattattattattattattattacgctaCGAAGGCCGAATGCGTCAAGGAATAAGTTTTCTAAGTGCAGAAGCCACCAGACCTTTCTGGTACATTCTGCTTTCAAAGGTTCTCAAGTGTTCTGGAGGGCACAGAGAGGGAAAAGCTGTTGTTTTTCTACTGCACTATCTCCAAACTTCAAGCATGTTTGCCCCAGAGACAGTCTATATCAACTGCCTGCCGGGGAGCTCACATACTCTTCCTTCTTGTACCGTCCTGTTCTTACTTTCATTTTGTCATTTATATTCAGGTGGTGTGATTTTTTTTgactgctgaaactggatttgctcaAAAGGAACTAAGCTTTGCCTTGCTAGGGAGCTAGCAATGAAAGGTAAGATGGATGCCTTAATAAATCTCTACTCAATACATTTTCTGCCATCTGTGTCTTTACGGAATCCACTTATCCACCAAAAGTTCTGCAATTCCGCTAACCAAATGACAAtttaagaccctggagagccctgccaatcagtgtaggcaatacagtggtacctcgagttaagtacttaattcgttccggaggtacgttcttaacctgaaactgttcttaacctgaagcaccactttagctaatggggcctcctgctgctgccgcgccgctggagcacaatttctgttcttatcctgaagcaaaggtcttaacccgaggtactatttctgggttagcagagtctgtaacctgaagcatatgtaacccgaggtaccactgtactgaactagatgggtcaataGCTTGACTTGAGATAAAGGCCGCTTCCTATTCACCCTTGCCCACGGAGTTCTTTGGGGCTTAGTAGAGACCGATAGGCTTTCACTGCCAGTCCCTTATATTACAGTAATATATTACAGCAATAATCATAACAAGAAAAACAGTCTGTCTCGCAggcagtttcttttaaaaatcaaagtgtGGCtacatgttgtttttttattcaCCTTTTCGCTCTGACACGACAGGAATGTAGAAAGAGTTGTAAAGAATGGAATGGCGGCAACAGAATAAGGAAAATGTCAATTGTGGAAGGTAATGCACGTGGTTGTCTAAAGGGAGAAGGTCCTCATGTTCCAGGGTCCAGAATTGCCTCACTGGCACCGCTGGAATCCTTACCCAGAGAGATTAGCGTCTCATAATTCTCCTGCATGATATTCCAGCAGAGGGCTCAGGTGGCAAGGCCCTGCTCTCCTGCGAAGCGCACCTTTGGTCTCGGAGGCCTCTCGCATCTGTAAGGAGAAGTTTGCCCATCCATCAAGCTAGCCCTGGAGGAAAACCTGCCTGCTCAATTTGAAATGCACATTTCTGCCCATGTGTGAATGACGTTGACTTTGGagacttgagagccagtgtggtgtagtggttaagagcggtagactcgtaatctggggaaccgggttcacgtctccactcctccacatgcagctgctgggtgaccttgggccagtcccacttctctgaagtctctcagccccactcacctcacagagtgtttgttgtgggggagaaagggaaaggagaatgttagccgctttgagactcctttgggtagtgataaagcgggatatcaaatccaaactcttctgcagGGGAAAAACAACCCTAAGATATGACCTGCTCATTGTGGCAAACATTTGAATGGATGCTCTTAATGTTTTCTTCCACATGGCAGGTTTGGGGGACCATTTTCAACCTGAGGGCCATATTTCCCTCTGGGCAGctctccaagggccacatgccagaggtgggctgggccagaggccaaagtgggcggagcaacacatttaaatgttacctttgtaccaTAGACTAGTTTTTACGCACATCCACACACCTTCCAGAAAAGCAATAGGCATTTTCAGAGTTCAAGTGACTCATTCCTGCCAGGATAAACTTGGGGTGCGTTTAGCGCATTGAAGACATTTCactgcagggtttcccaaacttgggtctctggttgtttttggactacaattaccaccatccctgaccactggtcttgctagctggggatgatgggaattgtagttcaaaaacagctggagacccaagtctctGGGTAACCTGGGTTTTGGTTACGCCTGCCTGAACTATAAACCAGCACTGCACACCTACCTGAGTAGCAGGGATTGGCTCTTTGTGGTGCCTAGCGAAAaatcagaaagaaaggaaggttAGTGTGCAACAGACTGGGTATAAATAAAGGGACATTAGGGACATTTTCCCTCTTACACTTATATCCTAGGTTTCTTCCATCACGGGACCCAAATCAGACTACATGTGGTGCCCAGGTGTTCTCCTTTCCAGCCACGGACCAGACCCAGGCCTGCTTAGCCTCAGCAAGGTGGTGGCTTCATGTGCCCCTTGGACCACACcctgggactacagttcccataattcctgtgtgggctggggctgctgggagctggagtccgcAAATATCCAGAGGGCCACAAGCTCTCGGTCTCTCTGGCCCCACCATCACAGAACGGCAAGACCACACCAATACTGAGGAACTCCCTTCCTGGGAGGGCAACCTTGTTCCGCCCACCTTGGCCTTTAGATACCTGGTGATGGGGGTTCTTTTCTTGAGAGCTTGAAGGTATTTGACAGTTTCCAGAGGGGTGACCACATTTAAGTGCTTCCAGACAGGGGCTTAGTATCTCAGATGGGTCCCTCAGATATCGCAAATGGCTCACCAACCTAAGTCTATCCTCTACCAGCCTTCTTCCTTCTAACcgttcaaaggaagaagaagtCAGCATCTTCTTCCTCTCCATCGATCTCAAGAGTTGCTCTTCAgtagggaagaggatggagagccagtgtggtgtagtggttaagagcggtagactcgtaatctggggaaccaggttcgattccccgctcctccacatgcagctgctgggtgaccttgggccagtcacacttcttggaagtctctcagccccactcacctcacagagtgtttgttgtgggggcggaagggaaaggagaatgttagccgctttgagactgcttcaggtagtgataaagtgggatttcaaatccaaactcttcttcttctactacttagCTCTGCCTGCTGTTGCCTCTGTCTCCCCCtagtgttgggctccctgccttctacccCGTCAGTTCCAACGAGAACCAGCCACTGTGGCTTATTGGATCTTTCCGCAGGAATCAAAATTAAATCAGTGACACACGCTGGCATATCGATGCCGCCAAGGTCACGCAGATGCCGTGAAACACTTGCATGCCTGGGCAGCACCCATCCTGCAATAAGCACCTGTTTGGCAGCCCCTTTAGTCTGTTGTAGAAAATGAACGCAAaaatcttgtggcaccttgaaaGCCGGTGGAGTAAGTTAAGGtgcaccagatccaaaccctgttTGGCAGCAGGGCTTCTGTTGCTGCTCTGCGTAAGAGGAAGCGAGCCTTTAAAATAGTATTCTGTGCTGGGTTGTCAGGCCACGTGACTAAGCTGAACAATCTTAGGATCCAGCTTGGGTCCTCTGTCTCTGGCCCTGCTCCATCCATAAAGCACCCATTTTGTGGGATTTGGCAAGCTGAGCAAATTACACTGAGTTGGGGTTGGAGACTTAACTGGTTGAACCAGAAATCTGCTGCATccttaatgatgatgataataataataataataataataataataataataataatgtattatttataacccgaccatctggttgggtttccccaaccactctgggcagctcccaacagag comes from Podarcis raffonei isolate rPodRaf1 chromosome 2, rPodRaf1.pri, whole genome shotgun sequence and encodes:
- the LOC128408885 gene encoding zinc finger protein 345-like isoform X2, yielding MQENYETLISLEEMAISLPRITALADSHRRGLASAGFPLSKPDLLSWMDRGEDPWVPDFQEPEGREMPSESSPVDELRRKSEDTHQQEALSKTDLQTESTLDRSPVEGESQPEGRPRRTEAAAGKAEKEKQTVSASKLLLPPGKPQGTKRGHHCPECGKSFSQKSNLLRHQRLHLDERPHKCDGCEKSFSEAEALAKHRKCHVGDKPYKCEDCGKSFSWTSHLERHRRVHTGEKPYACKECGKAFSVGSHLERHRRIHTGEKPYQCKDCGKSFTVSSTLAQHQRTHANDKPYQCGDCGKGFNLSANLAAHQRKHLGQKPYECPDCGKSFSFTSHLERHQRIHTGERPYQCTDCGKSFSRSSHLYRHQRIHTGEKPRQCADCGKSFYLSAVALHHLGTSPAGGQDPAKCSNCSRKRAAPNPPSPPPLPASPPVCSEKPHKCADCGKGFSQSSSLVKHQRIHTGERPYQCPECGKKFSWCSALIKHKRIHTGEKPYRCEECGKAFSVSSHLERHQRVHSPDRPHKCGECGKTYGELASLVKHQKSHTAESKRYGCTDCGKSFSWSSHLERHRRIHTGEKPYACGDCGKSFSVSSHLDRHRRIHTGEKPYRCNECGKSFSVSSTLLQHQRTHSSGKPHKCKECGKRFVAGAQLLTHQRTHRGEKPYECAACGKSFGFVSHLERHRRVHTGEKPYQCPVCGKCFSRSSHRNRHQRTHAANRPPKGGVRGGAEGGKGGSKHYKETAPSVPEPTLSIMPPWWVEGDRNSNPPAAPTWPEVPTPFQSPIPNAVHPGGLQGWGVKGFLPPDTWRLGESSSGWASTLAQDGWPQLPPTS
- the LOC128408885 gene encoding zinc finger protein 345-like isoform X3; the encoded protein is MQENYETLISLAEEMAISLPRITALADSHRRGLASAGFPLSKPDLLSWMDRGEDPWVPDFQEPEGREMPIDELRRKSEDTHQQEALSKTDLQTESTLDRSPVEGESQPEGRPRRTEAAAGKAEKEKQTVSASKLLLPPGKPQGTKRGHHCPECGKSFSQKSNLLRHQRLHLDERPHKCDGCEKSFSEAEALAKHRKCHVGDKPYKCEDCGKSFSWTSHLERHRRVHTGEKPYACKECGKAFSVGSHLERHRRIHTGEKPYQCKDCGKSFTVSSTLAQHQRTHANDKPYQCGDCGKGFNLSANLAAHQRKHLGQKPYECPDCGKSFSFTSHLERHQRIHTGERPYQCTDCGKSFSRSSHLYRHQRIHTGEKPRQCADCGKSFYLSAVALHHLGTSPAGGQDPAKCSNCSRKRAAPNPPSPPPLPASPPVCSEKPHKCADCGKGFSQSSSLVKHQRIHTGERPYQCPECGKKFSWCSALIKHKRIHTGEKPYRCEECGKAFSVSSHLERHQRVHSPDRPHKCGECGKTYGELASLVKHQKSHTAESKRYGCTDCGKSFSWSSHLERHRRIHTGEKPYACGDCGKSFSVSSHLDRHRRIHTGEKPYRCNECGKSFSVSSTLLQHQRTHSSGKPHKCKECGKRFVAGAQLLTHQRTHRGEKPYECAACGKSFGFVSHLERHRRVHTGEKPYQCPVCGKCFSRSSHRNRHQRTHAANRPPKGGVRGGAEGGKGGSKHYKETAPSVPEPTLSIMPPWWVEGDRNSNPPAAPTWPEVPTPFQSPIPNAVHPGGLQGWGVKGFLPPDTWRLGESSSGWASTLAQDGWPQLPPTS
- the LOC128408885 gene encoding zinc finger protein 345-like isoform X1 is translated as MQENYETLISLAEEMAISLPRITALADSHRRGLASAGFPLSKPDLLSWMDRGEDPWVPDFQEPEGREMPSESSPVDELRRKSEDTHQQEALSKTDLQTESTLDRSPVEGESQPEGRPRRTEAAAGKAEKEKQTVSASKLLLPPGKPQGTKRGHHCPECGKSFSQKSNLLRHQRLHLDERPHKCDGCEKSFSEAEALAKHRKCHVGDKPYKCEDCGKSFSWTSHLERHRRVHTGEKPYACKECGKAFSVGSHLERHRRIHTGEKPYQCKDCGKSFTVSSTLAQHQRTHANDKPYQCGDCGKGFNLSANLAAHQRKHLGQKPYECPDCGKSFSFTSHLERHQRIHTGERPYQCTDCGKSFSRSSHLYRHQRIHTGEKPRQCADCGKSFYLSAVALHHLGTSPAGGQDPAKCSNCSRKRAAPNPPSPPPLPASPPVCSEKPHKCADCGKGFSQSSSLVKHQRIHTGERPYQCPECGKKFSWCSALIKHKRIHTGEKPYRCEECGKAFSVSSHLERHQRVHSPDRPHKCGECGKTYGELASLVKHQKSHTAESKRYGCTDCGKSFSWSSHLERHRRIHTGEKPYACGDCGKSFSVSSHLDRHRRIHTGEKPYRCNECGKSFSVSSTLLQHQRTHSSGKPHKCKECGKRFVAGAQLLTHQRTHRGEKPYECAACGKSFGFVSHLERHRRVHTGEKPYQCPVCGKCFSRSSHRNRHQRTHAANRPPKGGVRGGAEGGKGGSKHYKETAPSVPEPTLSIMPPWWVEGDRNSNPPAAPTWPEVPTPFQSPIPNAVHPGGLQGWGVKGFLPPDTWRLGESSSGWASTLAQDGWPQLPPTS